In one window of Candidatus Avedoeria danica DNA:
- a CDS encoding collagen-like protein — protein sequence MTALFVSGLASTAFAQGGGRGGPGGGGGRGPRQPDACASIAKAVHDACPCNGTDGSGWADHASYVTCVQNAAAAAVAAGGTQACADKIIERADKSPIGTEGFTCPTAPSGPGERPGRPGQPGRPGHPGRPGEPGAPRPAEACLVVAKAVHAACPCNGVDGNGWTDHAAYTECVRNAAAAAVAAGGSQECADKAIERADKSPIGTEGSQCPAEGGRGPRKPGGGQ from the coding sequence TTGACGGCTCTCTTTGTGTCCGGTTTGGCCAGCACCGCATTTGCCCAGGGCGGCGGACGGGGCGGGCCTGGCGGCGGCGGCGGCCGCGGCCCGCGCCAGCCCGACGCCTGCGCCAGCATCGCCAAGGCCGTGCACGACGCCTGTCCGTGCAACGGCACCGACGGCAGCGGCTGGGCGGACCACGCCAGCTACGTAACGTGCGTCCAGAACGCCGCCGCGGCGGCCGTTGCTGCCGGCGGCACGCAGGCGTGCGCCGACAAGATCATCGAGCGCGCCGACAAGAGCCCCATCGGCACCGAGGGCTTCACGTGCCCGACGGCACCGAGCGGCCCCGGCGAGCGCCCCGGCCGGCCCGGCCAGCCCGGCCGCCCCGGCCATCCCGGTCGCCCGGGTGAGCCCGGCGCGCCGCGCCCGGCGGAGGCGTGCCTCGTCGTCGCCAAGGCCGTCCACGCGGCATGCCCGTGCAACGGCGTCGACGGCAACGGGTGGACGGACCACGCCGCGTACACGGAATGCGTCCGGAACGCGGCAGCGGCGGCGGTCGCGGCCGGCGGTTCGCAGGAATGCGCCGACAAGGCGATCGAGCGAGCCGACAAGAGCCCCATCGGCACGGAAGGTTCCCAGTGCCCGGCAGAGGGTGGTCGCGGTCCCCGCAAGCCAGGCGGCGGCCAGTAG
- a CDS encoding RNA polymerase sigma factor, with translation MQPSDQPDIQHLITRAKQGDEAALRWLYETYRTRIHRLAVTLLGDGDEADDVVQDVMIYALRNLDRYQSERAAFGTWLHTVTVSRCRDRGRRARRAATGLRAWWSSNGEEAVDPEDSVGRIDARGALGPALASLTPLQREALALRAVSDLSFQEIGDALGIPLRTAQTRVTGALAALRRALSAHSAPPAAASVAPPATRPPEPSAFRGHSARMPEPVRPEDAR, from the coding sequence ATGCAGCCTTCCGATCAGCCGGACATCCAGCACCTGATCACGCGCGCCAAGCAAGGCGACGAGGCGGCGCTGCGCTGGCTGTACGAGACATACAGGACGCGCATCCACCGCCTTGCCGTCACCCTGCTGGGGGATGGGGACGAGGCCGACGACGTCGTGCAGGACGTGATGATCTACGCGCTACGGAACCTCGACCGCTACCAGAGCGAACGCGCCGCGTTCGGGACGTGGCTGCACACCGTGACGGTGAGCAGGTGCCGCGACCGCGGCCGGCGCGCCCGTCGCGCCGCCACCGGCCTCCGCGCGTGGTGGTCGAGCAATGGCGAGGAAGCGGTCGACCCGGAGGACAGCGTGGGGCGGATCGACGCGCGCGGCGCCCTCGGGCCCGCGCTGGCCAGCCTGACGCCGCTCCAACGGGAGGCGTTGGCGCTGCGCGCGGTGTCCGATCTCAGCTTCCAGGAGATCGGCGACGCCCTCGGCATCCCGCTGCGGACGGCCCAGACGCGCGTCACCGGCGCGCTCGCGGCGCTTCGCCGCGCACTGTCAGCGCACTCTGCCCCACCCGCGGCCGCCAGCGTCGCACCCCCAGCTACCCGGCCGCCTGAGCCGTCCGCTTTCCGCGGCCACAGCGCCCGCATGCCCGAGCCCGTCCGGCCGGAAGACGCCCGATGA
- a CDS encoding ADP-ribosylglycohydrolase family protein: MPASNPAFLETIFRAHDIDLARGPIFDRAPGPTSPDPAFDRAAGMLLGLAIGDALGHPVAATPPAERASRWGEVRDYVPNVHAGGAALGLPSSLTQLAFWMLESVVAAGRFHPKRVVDRWSERPLFGAGTTVRDALREVRGGVPWHRCGRKSASAGPAARIAPLLLPHLAGQDADVWADVALCTLATHNDSAALAGALGITAVLHGCLASGGAEAGPARPPAEWWADTFVDAIRGVEVEPFYTVAVPGEAVWTGQLGQRVGATVPAGLGDGLPVAGAAARWGSGAYALEAIPIALFILARHADDPETALVRAVNDAAASDVVGAIVGACVGALHGAGAWPERWVAGLSGRTAAADDGRVFATIDAARGRWGA, encoded by the coding sequence ATGCCCGCCTCCAACCCCGCGTTTCTTGAAACGATCTTCCGCGCCCATGACATCGATCTGGCCCGCGGCCCGATCTTCGACCGTGCGCCCGGTCCGACGTCGCCCGACCCGGCGTTCGACCGCGCCGCCGGCATGCTGCTCGGGCTGGCGATCGGCGACGCCCTCGGCCACCCGGTGGCCGCGACGCCGCCGGCCGAACGCGCCTCCCGGTGGGGCGAGGTGCGCGACTACGTGCCGAACGTCCACGCCGGCGGCGCCGCGCTCGGCCTGCCGTCGTCGTTGACGCAGTTGGCGTTCTGGATGCTCGAGAGCGTCGTGGCCGCCGGCCGCTTCCATCCGAAGCGCGTCGTGGATCGCTGGAGCGAGCGGCCCCTGTTCGGCGCCGGCACCACGGTCCGCGATGCGCTGCGCGAGGTGCGGGGCGGCGTGCCGTGGCACCGCTGCGGCCGCAAGTCGGCCAGCGCCGGCCCGGCGGCGCGGATCGCCCCGCTGCTCCTGCCCCACCTCGCCGGCCAGGACGCCGACGTCTGGGCGGATGTCGCCCTGTGCACGCTGGCGACGCACAACGACTCGGCCGCGCTGGCGGGCGCACTCGGCATCACGGCCGTGCTGCACGGCTGCCTTGCGTCCGGTGGCGCCGAAGCCGGGCCGGCGCGTCCCCCGGCCGAGTGGTGGGCCGACACGTTCGTCGACGCCATCCGCGGCGTCGAAGTCGAGCCGTTCTACACGGTCGCCGTCCCAGGCGAGGCGGTGTGGACCGGCCAGCTCGGTCAGCGCGTCGGCGCCACCGTGCCCGCCGGCCTGGGCGACGGCCTCCCCGTCGCCGGCGCCGCCGCACGCTGGGGCAGCGGCGCGTACGCGCTCGAGGCGATCCCGATCGCCCTGTTCATCCTGGCCCGCCATGCGGACGATCCCGAGACCGCCCTCGTCCGCGCCGTGAACGACGCCGCGGCGAGCGACGTCGTCGGCGCGATCGTCGGCGCGTGCGTTGGGGCGCTGCACGGTGCGGGGGCGTGGCCGGAGCGGTGGGTGGCGGGGCTGAGCGGACGGACGGCCGCGGCGGACGACGGGCGCGTGTTCGCGACCATCGATGCGGCGAGGGGGCGGTGGGGAGCGTAG
- a CDS encoding GlsB/YeaQ/YmgE family stress response membrane protein, whose translation MPGMWILAWVVVGAIGGWLAGYLTTRNMKFDWVDVVLGMVGAVVGGWLLSFAGIESEGLSAGSLLAALVGALLITWLYNKFGKKQIQ comes from the coding sequence ATGCCCGGGATGTGGATTCTCGCGTGGGTCGTCGTTGGCGCGATCGGGGGCTGGCTGGCCGGATACCTCACCACGAGGAACATGAAGTTCGACTGGGTCGACGTCGTGCTCGGCATGGTCGGGGCGGTCGTCGGCGGCTGGCTGCTCAGCTTCGCCGGGATCGAGAGCGAGGGCCTCAGCGCCGGCTCCCTGCTGGCCGCGCTCGTCGGCGCTCTGCTGATCACGTGGCTCTACAACAAGTTCGGGAAGAAGCAGATCCAGTAG
- a CDS encoding LysM peptidoglycan-binding domain-containing protein: MADKSIFEHVRDLLNKTVPGTRRKPKTAAAKDAPAKPNAPLGPVDGRAKAPDLQAEMHKRDAEIRAAVAKATADEKAALVKQQAELAEVRRKYEAELARQAAKHVETAETTYTIVRGDTLSGIAKRFLGNAARWPEIHAANKAQIPNANLIYPGQVITIPPR, translated from the coding sequence ATGGCAGACAAGAGCATCTTCGAGCACGTCAGGGACCTACTCAACAAGACCGTGCCCGGCACGCGCCGCAAGCCGAAAACCGCCGCGGCCAAGGACGCGCCCGCCAAGCCGAACGCCCCCCTCGGCCCGGTCGACGGCCGGGCCAAGGCACCGGATCTGCAGGCCGAAATGCACAAGCGCGATGCGGAGATCCGGGCGGCGGTCGCCAAGGCCACGGCCGACGAGAAGGCCGCGCTGGTCAAGCAGCAGGCCGAGCTGGCCGAGGTGCGGCGGAAGTACGAGGCCGAGCTGGCAAGGCAGGCCGCCAAGCACGTCGAGACCGCCGAGACGACGTACACGATCGTGCGCGGCGACACGCTGTCGGGCATCGCCAAGCGGTTCCTCGGCAATGCCGCGCGCTGGCCGGAGATCCATGCCGCCAACAAGGCGCAGATCCCGAACGCCAACCTGATCTACCCGGGCCAGGTGATCACGATCCCGCCGCGCTAG
- a CDS encoding PIG-L family deacetylase, whose protein sequence is MVIVAHPDDAEFSCSGTIARWVQAGCEVCYVLCTSGDVGIAEEGMTRARAIRIREAEQRAAAAAVGVTEIVFLREPDGMLEATMLLRKRLVREIRRFRPEVVIAGDPYLVFTPGGWINHPDHRAAALAAVDAIFPSSGQPHLFEELAGEGLRPHKIRKLYVIGFGEGNVFSDISQTIDRKIAALQAHPSQLGSWTDLPERIREWAGGDAKRAKEAHPDDAQIQAMSHSESFRVFTVTGDEDWAKQGATHAAADVVATAD, encoded by the coding sequence ATGGTCATCGTCGCCCACCCGGATGACGCCGAGTTCAGCTGTTCAGGCACGATCGCCCGCTGGGTCCAGGCCGGCTGCGAGGTGTGCTACGTGCTCTGCACGAGCGGGGACGTCGGCATCGCGGAGGAAGGGATGACGCGGGCGCGGGCGATCCGGATCCGCGAGGCCGAGCAGCGCGCGGCGGCGGCGGCGGTCGGGGTGACGGAGATCGTCTTCCTGCGCGAGCCGGACGGCATGCTCGAGGCGACGATGCTGCTGCGCAAGCGGCTCGTGCGCGAGATCCGGCGCTTCCGGCCGGAGGTCGTCATCGCCGGCGATCCGTACCTCGTCTTCACGCCCGGCGGCTGGATCAACCACCCCGACCACCGCGCCGCCGCGCTCGCGGCCGTCGATGCCATCTTCCCGTCCTCGGGCCAGCCGCACCTCTTCGAGGAGCTCGCCGGCGAGGGCCTCCGCCCGCACAAGATCCGCAAGCTCTACGTGATCGGCTTCGGCGAAGGCAACGTCTTCTCGGACATCAGCCAAACGATCGACCGCAAGATCGCGGCGCTCCAGGCACACCCGAGCCAGCTCGGCAGCTGGACGGATCTGCCCGAGCGGATCCGCGAATGGGCAGGCGGCGACGCCAAGCGGGCCAAGGAAGCGCACCCGGACGACGCCCAGATCCAGGCGATGTCCCACTCCGAGTCGTTCCGCGTGTTCACAGTGACGGGGGACGAGGACTGGGCGAAGCAAGGGGCGACGCACGCGGCGGCGGACGTGGTGGCGACGGCGGACTGA
- a CDS encoding HAD-IG family 5'-nucleotidase — MTDSDIELPALPIDDAAADGNGAPLGLPPIERRVFCNRTLNLRKVRAIGYDMDYTLVHYNVEAWERAAYEHMQRKLSARGWPVDHLAFDPTLVIRGLMVDRDLGNLIKANRFGYVKHASHGLRRLSTAEKNKLYARTVVSPADDRFRLLDTLFSISEGVMFAQTTELLDARLLPEVMGFADLYDGVRRALDRAHIEGELKAEIMAHPERYVELDPAVPQTLFEQQLAGHTLLLITNSDYAYTEFMMAYAFDRFLPDGMTWRDLFRLVIVSARKPDFFGTDRLPIFEVVTEDGLLRRCPSGIPSDGVFLGGHAAMVERHLGLDGSEILFVGDHMYGDVTVSKAIRRWRTALILRELEDEILALTRFRPTQRLLMDRVADKERLEHQISRLRLDLHRDRAAAAASPPHLAAAEARVKALRDAILALDAEIDPLARAAEQLGNARWGPTLRTGADKSYLARQLERHADVYTARVSNFQLATPFAYFRAPYGSLPHDPGPAVS, encoded by the coding sequence ATGACCGACAGCGACATCGAACTGCCCGCGCTGCCGATCGACGACGCGGCGGCCGATGGCAACGGGGCGCCGCTCGGCCTGCCGCCGATCGAGCGGCGCGTGTTCTGCAATCGCACGCTGAACCTGCGCAAGGTCCGGGCGATCGGCTACGACATGGACTACACGCTGGTCCACTACAACGTCGAAGCCTGGGAGCGCGCGGCCTATGAGCACATGCAGCGCAAGCTCAGCGCGCGCGGCTGGCCGGTCGACCACCTGGCGTTCGACCCGACGCTCGTCATCCGCGGTCTGATGGTCGATCGCGACCTCGGCAACCTCATCAAGGCGAACCGCTTCGGCTACGTGAAGCACGCCTCGCACGGGCTTCGTCGCCTGTCGACGGCCGAGAAGAACAAGCTGTACGCACGAACCGTCGTCTCGCCGGCCGACGATCGCTTCCGGCTGCTCGACACGCTGTTCTCGATCTCGGAAGGCGTGATGTTCGCCCAGACCACCGAGCTGCTCGACGCCCGCCTGCTGCCCGAGGTCATGGGCTTCGCCGATCTGTACGACGGCGTCCGCCGGGCGCTCGACCGGGCGCACATCGAGGGCGAGCTGAAGGCCGAGATCATGGCCCACCCCGAGCGCTACGTCGAGCTCGACCCGGCCGTCCCGCAGACGCTGTTCGAGCAGCAGCTGGCCGGCCACACCCTCCTGCTCATCACGAACAGCGACTACGCCTACACCGAGTTCATGATGGCGTACGCGTTCGACCGCTTCCTGCCGGATGGGATGACGTGGCGCGACCTGTTCCGACTCGTCATCGTCTCGGCCCGCAAGCCCGACTTCTTTGGCACGGACCGCCTGCCGATCTTCGAGGTCGTAACGGAGGACGGCCTGCTCCGCCGCTGCCCGAGCGGCATCCCGTCCGATGGCGTGTTCCTCGGCGGCCACGCCGCGATGGTCGAGCGCCACCTCGGGCTCGACGGCAGCGAGATCCTCTTCGTCGGCGACCATATGTACGGCGACGTGACGGTGTCCAAGGCGATCCGACGCTGGCGCACCGCCTTGATCCTGCGCGAACTCGAGGACGAGATCCTGGCGTTGACCCGCTTCCGCCCGACGCAGCGGCTGCTGATGGACCGTGTGGCGGACAAGGAGCGGCTCGAACATCAGATCTCGCGCCTCCGCCTCGACCTCCACCGCGACCGGGCGGCGGCCGCCGCCTCGCCGCCGCACCTCGCCGCCGCCGAGGCGCGCGTCAAGGCGCTGCGCGACGCGATCCTCGCCCTCGACGCCGAGATCGACCCGCTGGCCCGAGCCGCCGAGCAGCTCGGCAACGCCCGCTGGGGCCCGACGCTGCGCACCGGCGCCGACAAGAGCTACCTCGCCCGCCAGCTCGAGCGCCACGCCGACGTATATACGGCGCGCGTCTCCAACTTCCAGCTGGCGACCCCGTTCGCCTACTTTCGAGCGCCGTACGGATCGTTGCCGCACGATCCGGGACCGGCCGTGTCGTGA
- a CDS encoding VWA domain-containing protein, with amino-acid sequence MRLPKPLLLFATSLVTAPLIAVIFSLATREELPDFEALCDTGQPFYAVSSYRAQRGTNQQPGPGSASVIVFQDTKDETAHYELATFQQTGAVWGLAYHAGQNAVFASTYHKRGLPYGPEGPGGIYRIDLATDAVTTFAVVPNAGSRQRAGTFTNGSFEHDSGTARNVGKVALGDLDLNDDGTELFVVNLNDRLIYRYDVATGALIGTFPHGALNEEWARDARPFALEFAGGFVYHGLVNARGPGAAFLAKVYRSLPDGTDMTEVASFPLRYTRDRVILRRISGSTVTWGPWSDQLADIPKARDRLHVPQPMLTDLLVTADGGISVALRDRYWDMNTQWVEEELATVTATVVHQGVPTPDRTKEEFTYLVAENAMGFGDILYGARTDAGFDVGTDPERFDDENAIRHGESALGGLACGVDAAGIASTSYGVARAPSEKTLGEEGVYWYELGTGKKTSEESLGQPGSIVPLSRLRSTNPVSAHGPWFDYNFTTYLLYYRDVASLGDLEILCADCAEYVPPTATPLPTDTPTDTPTPTDTPPDVPTDTPVGPTDTPTPTNTPVDPTVTPTRTPGPIFLPIAIKEQCDPVTIDADVVLVIDASVSMAGDKLVAAKAAAHAFVGALNLPDDRVGVVAFNSAAVVASPLSGDPVALRAAIDGIVTSPGTRIDTGLAEAETLLRATGLPPTRSAAVVLLTDGRQSAEPTLPEERAASLRGLNVALFAVGLGTDVDAPYLQLLTADSARVFLSPRNEDLAAIYVTIARQIPCPVEGLWGRR; translated from the coding sequence ATGCGCCTTCCCAAACCCCTTCTCCTCTTCGCAACGTCCCTCGTCACCGCACCGCTGATCGCCGTCATCTTCTCGCTGGCCACGCGCGAGGAACTGCCGGACTTCGAAGCGCTCTGTGACACCGGCCAGCCGTTCTACGCCGTCTCGTCCTACCGGGCGCAGCGCGGCACGAACCAGCAGCCCGGCCCCGGATCGGCGTCCGTCATCGTCTTCCAGGACACCAAGGACGAGACGGCGCACTACGAGCTGGCCACGTTCCAGCAGACCGGCGCCGTCTGGGGCCTCGCCTACCACGCCGGCCAAAACGCGGTCTTCGCGTCGACGTACCACAAGCGCGGCCTGCCGTACGGACCCGAAGGCCCGGGCGGCATCTACCGGATCGACCTCGCCACGGATGCGGTCACGACGTTCGCCGTCGTGCCGAACGCCGGCTCGCGCCAGCGCGCCGGGACGTTCACCAACGGCTCGTTCGAGCACGACTCCGGCACGGCGCGCAACGTCGGCAAGGTGGCGCTCGGCGATCTGGACCTGAACGACGACGGCACCGAGCTGTTCGTCGTTAACCTGAACGACCGGCTGATCTACCGCTACGACGTCGCCACCGGGGCGCTGATCGGCACGTTCCCGCACGGCGCGTTGAACGAGGAGTGGGCGCGCGACGCCCGGCCCTTCGCGCTCGAATTCGCCGGCGGCTTCGTCTACCACGGCCTCGTGAACGCGCGCGGGCCGGGCGCGGCGTTCCTGGCCAAGGTCTACCGCTCGCTGCCCGACGGCACGGACATGACCGAGGTCGCCAGCTTCCCGCTGCGCTACACCCGCGACCGCGTGATCCTCCGCCGCATCTCGGGCTCGACCGTGACATGGGGCCCGTGGTCCGACCAGCTGGCCGACATCCCGAAGGCGCGGGACCGGCTGCACGTCCCGCAGCCGATGTTGACCGACCTGCTCGTCACGGCGGACGGCGGGATCTCCGTCGCGCTGCGCGACCGCTACTGGGACATGAACACGCAGTGGGTGGAGGAAGAGCTCGCCACGGTGACCGCCACCGTCGTCCATCAGGGCGTTCCGACGCCGGACCGCACGAAGGAAGAGTTCACCTACCTGGTGGCCGAGAACGCGATGGGCTTCGGCGACATCCTGTACGGTGCGCGGACGGACGCCGGCTTCGACGTCGGCACGGATCCGGAGCGCTTCGACGACGAGAACGCGATCCGCCACGGCGAGAGCGCCCTCGGCGGGCTGGCATGCGGTGTCGACGCGGCCGGCATCGCCTCGACCTCGTACGGTGTCGCACGGGCGCCGTCCGAGAAGACGCTCGGCGAGGAGGGCGTCTACTGGTACGAGCTCGGCACCGGCAAGAAGACGTCGGAGGAGAGCCTCGGCCAGCCCGGGAGCATCGTCCCGCTGAGCCGGCTGCGCTCGACGAACCCGGTGTCGGCGCACGGGCCGTGGTTCGACTACAACTTCACGACGTACCTCCTGTACTACCGCGACGTCGCCAGCCTGGGGGACCTCGAGATCCTGTGCGCCGACTGCGCGGAATACGTGCCGCCGACCGCCACGCCGCTGCCCACCGACACGCCGACCGACACGCCGACGCCGACCGACACGCCGCCGGACGTGCCCACCGACACACCGGTCGGCCCGACGGACACCCCGACGCCCACGAACACCCCGGTCGACCCGACCGTGACGCCGACGCGCACGCCCGGCCCGATCTTCCTGCCGATCGCGATCAAGGAGCAGTGCGATCCGGTGACGATCGACGCCGACGTCGTCCTCGTGATCGACGCGTCGGTGAGCATGGCCGGCGACAAGCTGGTGGCCGCCAAGGCCGCCGCCCACGCCTTCGTCGGCGCGCTCAACCTGCCGGACGATCGCGTCGGGGTCGTCGCGTTCAACAGCGCCGCCGTGGTCGCCAGCCCGCTGTCGGGCGATCCCGTCGCCCTCCGCGCCGCCATCGACGGCATCGTGACCTCGCCCGGCACGCGGATCGACACCGGTTTGGCCGAGGCCGAGACGCTGCTGCGCGCCACCGGCCTGCCGCCGACGCGCAGCGCCGCCGTCGTGCTCTTGACGGACGGCCGCCAATCGGCCGAGCCGACGCTGCCGGAGGAGCGGGCGGCCAGCCTGCGCGGCCTCAACGTCGCCCTCTTCGCCGTCGGCCTCGGCACCGACGTCGACGCACCATACCTGCAACTCCTCACCGCCGACTCGGCACGGGTCTTCCTGTCGCCTCGCAACGAGGACCTGGCCGCGATCTACGTCACGATCGCGCGTCAGATCCCGTGCCCCGTCGAGGGCTTGTGGGGTCGACGCTAG
- a CDS encoding CotH kinase family protein, with translation MPTRRRPRPSSATAPFAVVAAPVVLLVAVALVLPTPARGAQPWHAAVDAHRAAGPATAQQTAAIDPFDLATVHDYKLTFDRADWESALAADQTVQADIEVDGVALADVAVAYKGNSSQRGAGRKKPLNITFDANVAGQTVGGHDVINFNNGFSDPTFVREALTSKSLSPFMPMPRIGWARVHVNGAYFGFYVAVEQIEGTFIKHWFRSNNGWRFKADPPEAAAPDIAAGDDDALSPDQRPGGGGFGASLAWLGEDLALYKSRYELKTPDAGDTAWTGLRELTRALDAPTGAGGAAEADLPAALADHLDVDRVLWYVAAMNLFANFDSYYVGHNYFLWRADEDERFHILAWDINESFGTFPGGGVDTADTAALARVDPFHMTSGSGAGPLLRRVVTNPAWRADYLAHYRTLLSAAFAPAGIERDGTAMQAVIAASVKSDPNPLYGTSFFEAGLLDDVRLAGGGGGGGGGGRPAPGIVKLVTLRTQHLAALPDLQPPAGNVYDATRDQTPGAPTSADDVLIGLRWDGAFLGEPPSTVSLRYAVDGGRTVELPMPSAVEGGLQQWRATIPQQPAGTDVTYYLRAVWPDGKVVFVPAANLTRPSTYTVAGVQLPPAADSDLVINEVLADNGVGDVDEAGEHEDWVELFNKGTAPIDLAGYFLSDDPTKPDAWQLPDVTLAPGAFLAIWCDEDGSQGPLHANFKLSKAGELVQLATRDAVVDSVTFGAQTTDVSWARQPDGTGAWASCASPTIGRANVCGGGTGGTATATGVASATPTVSATPSMPAITQTATATGTRPIVDVGTPTPTPTPTIWRDWMERLYLPIGYRLK, from the coding sequence ATGCCCACCCGACGACGCCCCCGCCCGTCCTCCGCCACCGCCCCGTTCGCCGTGGTCGCGGCGCCCGTGGTGCTGCTCGTCGCCGTGGCGCTCGTGCTGCCCACGCCGGCCCGCGGCGCGCAGCCGTGGCATGCGGCGGTCGACGCGCATCGTGCCGCCGGTCCGGCGACGGCACAGCAAACCGCCGCGATCGACCCGTTCGATCTTGCGACCGTCCATGACTACAAGCTCACGTTCGACCGCGCCGACTGGGAGAGCGCGCTGGCGGCGGATCAGACCGTCCAAGCGGACATCGAGGTCGACGGCGTGGCGCTCGCCGACGTGGCGGTGGCCTACAAGGGCAACAGCTCGCAGCGCGGCGCCGGGCGGAAGAAACCGCTGAACATCACGTTCGACGCGAACGTCGCCGGCCAGACGGTCGGCGGGCACGACGTGATCAACTTCAACAACGGCTTCTCCGACCCGACGTTCGTCCGCGAGGCGCTGACGAGCAAGTCGCTCTCGCCGTTCATGCCGATGCCGCGCATCGGCTGGGCGCGGGTTCATGTCAACGGCGCGTACTTCGGGTTCTACGTGGCGGTCGAGCAGATCGAGGGGACGTTCATCAAGCATTGGTTCCGCTCGAACAACGGCTGGCGCTTCAAGGCCGATCCGCCGGAGGCGGCGGCGCCGGATATCGCGGCGGGCGACGACGACGCCCTATCGCCCGACCAGCGCCCCGGAGGAGGAGGCTTCGGCGCGTCTCTCGCCTGGCTGGGCGAGGACCTGGCGCTCTACAAGTCCCGCTACGAGCTCAAGACACCGGACGCCGGCGACACGGCTTGGACGGGCCTGCGCGAGCTGACCCGCGCCCTCGACGCGCCGACCGGCGCGGGCGGAGCGGCGGAGGCCGATCTACCGGCGGCGCTGGCCGACCACCTCGACGTCGACCGGGTGCTGTGGTACGTCGCCGCGATGAACCTGTTCGCGAACTTCGACAGCTACTACGTCGGCCACAACTACTTCCTGTGGCGGGCCGACGAGGATGAGCGCTTCCACATCCTGGCCTGGGACATCAACGAGAGCTTCGGTACGTTCCCCGGCGGCGGCGTGGACACCGCGGACACGGCGGCCCTGGCCCGCGTCGACCCGTTCCACATGACGTCCGGCAGCGGCGCGGGACCGCTCCTGCGCCGCGTGGTCACGAATCCGGCTTGGCGCGCCGACTACCTGGCCCACTACCGCACCCTGCTGAGCGCCGCCTTCGCCCCGGCCGGCATCGAGCGCGACGGCACGGCGATGCAGGCCGTCATCGCCGCGAGCGTGAAGAGCGACCCGAACCCACTGTACGGGACGTCGTTCTTCGAGGCCGGGCTGCTGGACGATGTGCGCCTGGCGGGCGGCGGTGGCGGAGGCGGGGGCGGAGGTCGGCCCGCGCCGGGCATCGTCAAGCTGGTGACGCTCCGCACGCAGCACCTGGCGGCGCTGCCCGACCTCCAGCCGCCCGCCGGCAACGTGTACGACGCGACGCGCGACCAGACGCCCGGCGCGCCGACGTCGGCCGACGACGTCCTGATCGGCCTGCGCTGGGACGGCGCGTTCCTCGGCGAGCCGCCGTCGACCGTTTCCTTGCGCTACGCCGTCGACGGCGGCCGAACCGTCGAGCTGCCGATGCCGAGCGCGGTCGAGGGCGGCCTCCAACAGTGGAGGGCCACGATCCCCCAACAACCGGCCGGCACCGATGTGACGTACTACCTGCGCGCCGTCTGGCCCGACGGCAAGGTGGTCTTCGTCCCCGCCGCCAACCTGACCCGCCCGAGCACCTACACCGTCGCCGGCGTCCAGCTCCCGCCCGCCGCGGACAGCGACCTCGTGATCAACGAGGTCCTGGCCGACAACGGCGTCGGCGACGTGGACGAGGCGGGCGAGCACGAGGACTGGGTCGAGCTCTTCAACAAGGGCACGGCGCCCATCGACCTCGCCGGCTACTTCCTGTCCGACGACCCGACGAAGCCCGACGCCTGGCAGCTGCCGGACGTCACGCTGGCCCCCGGCGCGTTCCTCGCGATCTGGTGCGACGAGGACGGTTCGCAAGGACCGCTCCACGCGAACTTCAAGCTGAGCAAGGCGGGTGAGCTGGTGCAGCTGGCGACGAGGGATGCCGTCGTGGACAGCGTGACGTTCGGGGCGCAGACGACGGACGTGAGCTGGGCGCGGCAGCCGGACGGCACGGGGGCGTGGGCATCGTGCGCGTCGCCGACGATCGGGCGGGCGAACGTCTGCGGGGGCGGGACGGGGGGGACGGCGACGGCGACGGGCGTCGCCAGCGCAACACCGACGGTCTCGGCGACGCCGTCCATGCCGGCGATCACGCAGACGGCGACGGCGACGGGCACGCGACCCATTGTCGACGTCGGAACGCCAACGCCGACGCCGACGCCGACGATTTGGCGCGACTGGATGGAGCGGTTGTACTTGCCGATCGGCTATCGGCTGAAATAG